DNA from Daucus carota subsp. sativus chromosome 1, DH1 v3.0, whole genome shotgun sequence:
AAATTTTAGGATTTTAAACCCTAACACTTGTAACAATTAAACTGATTAGGAAATTCAAAATCTCACTAAATTTAAACCTAACGAAAGAGAAAAGATTGGAAGTTTAAACATACAAGTGACAATTGCAGTGAAAGTAAAAGCATCTGAGTGATTAATTCAAGAAAATGCGataaaatgtgtgtgtgtgtgtgtgtgtatgtataaaaTCGTAAATGCAGTTACCTGGAGAGAAGGAGAAGAAGATtcagtgagagagagagatgctGGGGAGAGCGGACTGTAAATCTGTAATAACGAATGCgtcaataaaatcatataataataccttcgttcttgttttatttttaaaaagtaaatgaaattttttgataaaataagtAAATTGTTTTTGTGGCTAAATTATTAAACAGGTTAActcaaaaacattttataaattttattcaaatccaCTAGACTGCGCTAAAATCGAATTCATGTGCAATATATTAAAAaccataaattattattaatacatgaGAATTCAGATTTGATAATGTAAGAATAAATTTAGTCGAATACTTGAATTTTGTCCCCTaagaatatgaaattttttaatatactgGGAAAAAGGTGTTATAATCATGtcacttttgaaaattttatgaaattatctctgaaaacaattttatattcatttttcttactatttttaagttctcaaattaataaattcctacaaatatagtcataaatttatatattcttattcttattataTAAATCTGAAAAGAAAAAATTCGTCCCCTCTGAAAGTCAAAACCTGACTCCTTCCCTTACCAGGGCCCAGGGTGTCCAATGTCCAGTGACCTCTGCACACTACGATCTTATGTTTATGTCTTCAATGGGATGGAATGAATGAAATGGAATGTGTGGACAATAAAATGACTATTATACTTAAACATAAATATGGTGTTGATTAgagatttttataattttcatttactTGTATAATTGCGTTgctactattttaactagaaaTCTGACTTTATATTTAGTCATTTCTCGTACTTCTGTCTTTCTCCCTAAAATTTGTTACCCTAGGCTTTGATAGATTAAATGATGCTATTATTTTCAATCAAACAATTAGAGTTGAAGTAGAATTTGCTAGTTttgtagttttatatttttttctttgtatGCAAAGTATTAAAAACAGTCTTCCATTGTAGTATCAAATCATCTTATTCTTCACTGTATTGAGTTTTAACTTCGATATGATATTCATTTCTGGCACATTACAAATTGTAAGAAACACTAATAAGTGACCGCTTTCACTTTGAATTTGAATGCTGATTGCTGCCGGCGGAAAGATTTGAATGGCTGTCACCAACTGAACTTGAACATAATTGTCCAAGGTACAGACCTGTATTATATGAATAACCGTCAGGGACAAGATCCGCAGTACACAATCAGAAACAAAGTTACAAACTTATATTACACGAATAACTGTCAGCGACATGATGCGCAGCAGACATTTAGAAACAGAGTTTTTGTATATGTAGCACACAAACTTTCAAACTGGATGCTCCAGACTTTTACATAACACTACTAAGCAGAAAAAACCAACATTTGGTTTTCAGAATAAGTTCATTATCCGTTCACCTCTCACTTCTTGAAGATTATTCTTCAGTATCTGCAATATAACCAAAGAAGTTACATGTAGCAATAGGATACTTTCAGAAAAACTATTAATTTTAAGCGTATTAGTTATGATTTATGTTATTATGTGATTTAAGATGTATTGAATTGTGTTGTTTGAATTGTTTTCTTGATGTTTAATCATATCGCCCTAGATTTTGATTAATCGCTGAAAAAGAAATCAATTTAAGAAGACTAAtggtaaatattaattttttgtttaccTTAGTGGTGAGGATATCATCTGCAAGCTTGAATTGTTCCTGCGTGGACAAATGCTGGTGAAGTACGTCTTGGTTGGGTTTCATACTTGGGTGTTGGCAAGACCTTCTCAAAAGCTTCAACAAGCAATGAAACTTTTCTTTTACGCGCTGGGGCAAGTTTGGTGACTGCTTGGCGTAGTGCATAATCTACCATCCATTCCTCAGCATTTCTCCTTTCATCAATCATCTGATGTCTGAGATCAACCTTTTCTGACTCAGGATCAGGCTGCACTGGCAGGTAATTTGGTTCTCGTGGGTTGAAATCCCGGATATCCTCCAACTCTGCAACACTTTTCCTGCTACCATAGGTCCATCCCGAATTTTCCACTGTCTTGAGCGCTTGGCCATTGGATTCGCTACTTGCATTGGATATGCAATCACTTTTTTGAGTATTAGTTGAGTCTGTTACTATTAAGCTTGTTTCTGCTGTATCTGGTTCAGTTTTGAATTCACCTTCTTCTGCATTAGGCTCTAGACTTTGATTTGGAGTTGCTCGGAGACCTGTACCCCCTGAATGCTTTTGATCTTCAGAATATTTGCATCTTGTAAACTTGCAAGTGTCGGTTTGATCTTGAGCCAGTTCTTCAGCATAAGTTTGGTTTGTTTTACTTTTTATGCTGACTTCAGTCTGATTACTTTGATCACTGCTTACAGCTATAATATCCTGGATGGGATCTGAAAATTCCTGCAGTATTTCAAAAGGCTGAATTTCAATAAATGACTTGGCTGCAGGAAGTTGCTCTTTTTCTTCCATACCATCTTTGGCATCAGCTATAGGCTGTTTCTGCTCACAGTCTTTCAGTGATTCAGATGTTCGAATTCCATGAAGCAACTCTGTGACAAGAACTTCTTTTTCCTCTATTCCATCTCTGGCCTCAACAATAGAAATCTTCTGGTCATGCTCTTCCTGGCCTGCTTCTTCATTTTTAGTCTTTGCCGGAAAGCTTTCATCAGAAACAACATTACTGAATCTGCTTTCACTTGTAAGATCAAATTGAAAGGCCACCATGTTGTTCGGAACTTTGTTGTAATCATCATGTGTTTCATCCTGATCTTGTTCCTTAAAATCCTGAACCAAGTTGCAATTGTGATTCTGCAGCAACCAACTTACATACTGTTCTTGAGAAGCTTCATCACTTGATTCTGGAACTTGTTTCTTTTCTTCACTTGCTGCCTGAAATTCTTCGGTGTGATGTGTGGATGTGATTTCTTTTCCCAGAGTGACAATTAATTCACTTAGTCCATCTTCTTCACCTGTTGAATCATCTAATGCATCAGTAGTCAAATAAAGCCTTCCCTGAGTTTGTTCACTGTAAGCCAAACAAGATTCACCGAAAAACATATTTGTATACAAACCATCCATATCAGAATCACTGTCAACAGACCAAACGCCAGAGCTCACACTTTTTTCATCATAGGATCCTACCCCCACTTCTTCTGCGAGCATGTCTTCAAAGCTATTGTCAACATCATTAATCGGCTTTGATATTAGTTCAAACTCTGATCCATTGTGGACATCAGTTGCCTTCACTTTCAGAACTGGCAAATTAGGAGGATCTGGTTCACAGTGATACCCTGCTTCCCACTCCATATCAGAAGCATCAGCATCTGATTGTCCATGTTGACtattttcttggctttcttCATCCGAGTTGCTTTGTGTACTCAACCATCCAAGTCTTGTGTCTTCTTTAACTACTGGAACTGGATGAATATCTGCACTTGCTTCACCGTTCTGATTGAAAAACAAGATATCATTCATCATTGCAATTTTACCACAGCTTTGATCTGGATTATTCTCAAATTCAACAACAGAGCATGGTGCTTTAACTATAAGGCTCTCTGGTGTATTCCCCTTGGAAGTACCATCCCCATCGTTGCTGTAGATATTAACAAAGTGATCCGTTTTCTTCTCGTGCATCAGTGGTGTCTCTGGCTTGGTACTGAAGTCCTTCTTTTTAGTTGGAGGTATCTTGGCTAATATTACTTGCCTTGCCTCAATCTTTATCATTGGCTCTCGCGATGACTTGGCTCTACGAGGGGAAAGACGGGATGACTTAGCTCTACGAGGGGATAGACATGATGACTTTGCTCTACGAGGGGATAGACATGATGACTTAGCTCTACGAGGGGATAGACAGCCAAGCTTCATAATCTTTTGGGCCTTCATAACGCGCCTCTTTGCAGCTAAGAAGCTCTTTAATGGGGGCACAGGAGCATGATGATGGCCATTAAGGGAACAGTATGTGTATGGGCAAACCTTCATAGCTGAAGTTCCTTCAGATTCTGTCGCCCCACTGCTAAGTTCAAGGTACGTTGGAAATTTCGAGTCTTTCAAAGTTGAAGAACATGTTGGTTTCTGAACATCAAATTCTTCACACAAAGCAATAGGGGAGTATTTCTTTGTGGAAGCTCTTGCTGGTTTGAAACTAGGAGTCTTTGTCAAGGTCCTCACtagtttcaaattagatgttctAGCTAGCCCTCCTACTGTTTTATAATCAGAATCTGAGCTATGCCTTGAGTTGTTTGATTTCATTGGACTCACAGTACTCTTCCTAATCACAACACTCTGAGGAGTTTGAGGACTAACCTGAGACTGCTCTTTCCGCGCATCAAAACAGCTTGTAGACTTCATATAATTTGGTGATTCCTCTGGAGCTTTGACAGGAGATTGCCTCAGAGGAGTGGCTGCCCTGGTTTTGACATGATCAGAAGTTGGTGGCTTGCCAGTCTGTAAAACCTCATTTTTCCTTGAAGGTGGTATTGATCCCAAGCTCTCGGAACCCGAAAGCTTGGCTGATCTTGTTTTTTTCATTCTTTTCTTCAAGTCAGCACCTTTGTTGTGCATGTTATCTTGATTCTGAGAAGGAGATGATCCTTTCTCAGATGCAACATGATCAGCTTGGATGCCAAGCTTCCTTTGAACCATCTTCAAAGGTAAGCCAACAAGAGAAGCATAGCAGATGAGAAGATGAGTTGAGTTTTTGTTTCAAGAACTCAGtggaaagaagaagaaaagctgGAAGGCCTTAAAATCAGAGAATCTATAATGGTGCTGTATTTTTGTCTACAGTGGGTGGCTTTCTTGCTTAAAAAATGGGGAAATCATGTCATATTTGAATAAGGGTGAGATAAGTGTTTGATGCTGACCTGCACTAATGCAAGTTTGGGGCCCTTTGATTGGCAATTCTTTGGATTAGTATTTGTTAAATGAGACTATTGTGTGACAATCAAACTGAAACATATGGCGTGTCTTTATTTTTGTTGTTCCCATTGTATAAAGCTTAAGGCTCTGTATGACTAGTTTCGTGTTTCAAATGCATGCGAAGTACTAAATTAATGGAAAAAGCAGGAGCTCCTCCGGTCAGCTTTaagctatttttttatttctaaatgaAAAAAAAGTTGGCTTAAATTAACAAGAAGTCAGAAAcgtgacttaattttttgataaaaattatctgtaaattataagttatcagtaaattattttcttttttattgttttatttttaataattcataaatcattaataagtcaacatttttaaacaaatatttaaaattacagTGTTATCATAAGTCATAATTATAAGTTTAGCCAAACGGATTCTATAATTTGGTTAAGTTTGAATGTTGTCAAAAATATATcatacaattttttaatattcatttAATGACACACCCTCTTATTTATCGATTGTAATGTTAACTTTTTTCAAGtaataatttacaaattatgatatttttattttttataataaatattcaataaatgGATTATTTCACGCGTGTGTATTCTCTTCTGGTTCACAGAGAAAGTTTCTTTATGAATAAAAGTGAGTTAGCATCTCTTTTTGAATTGTGAAAATGTTTTGGTGAGCAAAAACAAGTGGATATGAAAAGGGCGGTTGAAAAGTAGAATACGGTGGGTGGGCGGCAAGGACTGGATTGGGGTTTCTGTGGGCCCAACCGGAGCGGAAGGGTAACAAGTTATGTCTACACGCTCCTCCA
Protein-coding regions in this window:
- the LOC108203703 gene encoding uncharacterized protein LOC108203703, encoding MVQRKLGIQADHVASEKGSSPSQNQDNMHNKGADLKKRMKKTRSAKLSGSESLGSIPPSRKNEVLQTGKPPTSDHVKTRAATPLRQSPVKAPEESPNYMKSTSCFDARKEQSQVSPQTPQSVVIRKSTVSPMKSNNSRHSSDSDYKTVGGLARTSNLKLVRTLTKTPSFKPARASTKKYSPIALCEEFDVQKPTCSSTLKDSKFPTYLELSSGATESEGTSAMKVCPYTYCSLNGHHHAPVPPLKSFLAAKRRVMKAQKIMKLGCLSPRRAKSSCLSPRRAKSSCLSPRRAKSSRLSPRRAKSSREPMIKIEARQVILAKIPPTKKKDFSTKPETPLMHEKKTDHFVNIYSNDGDGTSKGNTPESLIVKAPCSVVEFENNPDQSCGKIAMMNDILFFNQNGEASADIHPVPVVKEDTRLGWLSTQSNSDEESQENSQHGQSDADASDMEWEAGYHCEPDPPNLPVLKVKATDVHNGSEFELISKPINDVDNSFEDMLAEEVGVGSYDEKSVSSGVWSVDSDSDMDGLYTNMFFGESCLAYSEQTQGRLYLTTDALDDSTGEEDGLSELIVTLGKEITSTHHTEEFQAASEEKKQVPESSDEASQEQYVSWLLQNHNCNLVQDFKEQDQDETHDDYNKVPNNMVAFQFDLTSESRFSNVVSDESFPAKTKNEEAGQEEHDQKISIVEARDGIEEKEVLVTELLHGIRTSESLKDCEQKQPIADAKDGMEEKEQLPAAKSFIEIQPFEILQEFSDPIQDIIAVSSDQSNQTEVSIKSKTNQTYAEELAQDQTDTCKFTRCKYSEDQKHSGGTGLRATPNQSLEPNAEEGEFKTEPDTAETSLIVTDSTNTQKSDCISNASSESNGQALKTVENSGWTYGSRKSVAELEDIRDFNPREPNYLPVQPDPESEKVDLRHQMIDERRNAEEWMVDYALRQAVTKLAPARKRKVSLLVEAFEKVLPTPKYETQPRRTSPAFVHAGTIQACR